GGCCCGGTGACGCTCTCGTTCGTGCCGGGCGTGAAGACGCCGCCCTCGGGCGGTCTCGAGGGACTCGTCACGGGCGACGTGCTGCGGGGCGAGGAGGCCGAGGTGGCGGGGCTGCACCCTCGGCTCGCGCTCGGCCGCGACAGCGTCTACCTGCACGTGGGCTCGCACCACAAGGCCATCGACGTCGACGCCGAGGGGCGCATCCTCGCCTCGCGCACCGCCATCACCGGCGAGCTGCTGGCCGCGGTCACGGGCCACACGGTCCTGAGGAGCAGCGTCGTGCCGCTGGAGGACTTGGAGCTCGACCTGGAGGCGGCTCTCGCGGGCGCGTCCGCGGCCCGCGAGCACGGCGTGGGGCGCGCCCTGTTCCTCGTCAGGGTCGGGGAACAGCTCGCGGGCGAGCCCCGGGACCGCATGACCGGCTACCTCCTGGGCGCGCTGGCGTCCCTCGACCTCGACCTGCTCGCTGCGGCCGAGCCGGACACGCCCGTGGTGCTCTACGGCGGCGGGCTCTTCGTGCGCGTGCTGGCGGCGCTGCTGCCGGAGCACGGCCACGCCGACGTGCGCGTGGTCGAGCCTGAGGCGGCCGACGAGGCGGCCGCCAGGGGAGCGGTCAGGCTGTACGAGCGGGCGCGCGAGCTGGGGGTCGCGGCGTGAGCGGCGCCGCGGCGTTCGCCGGCGCCATGCGTCGCCACCGCCTCGTCGCGATCCTGCGGGGCGTAGCGGACGACGAGCTCCCCGGCCTCGCCGACGCCCTCGTCGAGAGCGGCGTGCGCCTCATCGAGGTCTCGCTGTCCGACCCGGCGGCGCTGGGCCAGGTGGGCGCCCTGCGCCGGCGCGCGCCGCCGGACGTCCTCGTGGGCGCCGGGACCGTCACCTCCGCGGAGGCGGCCGCCGCCGCCCGCGACCGGGGGGCGGCGTTCCTCGTCACGCCCCACCTGGCCCTGGACGTCGTGCG
The Trueperaceae bacterium genome window above contains:
- a CDS encoding bifunctional 4-hydroxy-2-oxoglutarate aldolase/2-dehydro-3-deoxy-phosphogluconate aldolase, which encodes MSGAAAFAGAMRRHRLVAILRGVADDELPGLADALVESGVRLIEVSLSDPAALGQVGALRRRAPPDVLVGAGTVTSAEAAAAARDRGAAFLVTPHLALDVVRFAREADLGVLCGVMTPTEVAQARAAGATFLKLFPAGVLGPAYVRQLLGPYPDLELFAVGGISSANAAEFMSAGAAGVGVG
- a CDS encoding 2-dehydro-3-deoxygalactonokinase, which translates into the protein MSAYAVVDSGTTTTRLRVWRDGRVAWSGSRQAGARDTAIDGHTGKVVAALRSLLDECGTAPAAIVCSGMITSNLGLYELPHLPAPAGLDDLAAGIRQRAFPEVGPVTLSFVPGVKTPPSGGLEGLVTGDVLRGEEAEVAGLHPRLALGRDSVYLHVGSHHKAIDVDAEGRILASRTAITGELLAAVTGHTVLRSSVVPLEDLELDLEAALAGASAAREHGVGRALFLVRVGEQLAGEPRDRMTGYLLGALASLDLDLLAAAEPDTPVVLYGGGLFVRVLAALLPEHGHADVRVVEPEAADEAAARGAVRLYERARELGVAA